The following proteins are co-located in the Brevibacillus laterosporus DSM 25 genome:
- a CDS encoding DUF4183 domain-containing protein — protein sequence MAITKPFIAGRRFTSTAGGGTGTGATFAIAATVFTNDAGAAATAFPASFSYYNLYINGVLQTADTSSVTTTAITIPGGDVLDPGTPVIVEFIVT from the coding sequence ATGGCTATTACAAAACCCTTTATTGCCGGTAGGAGATTTACGTCTACTGCAGGAGGAGGAACAGGAACAGGTGCTACATTTGCGATCGCGGCAACAGTTTTCACTAATGACGCTGGTGCAGCTGCGACAGCATTTCCAGCATCATTTTCTTACTACAATCTTTATATCAATGGCGTACTTCAGACAGCCGATACTTCTTCTGTTACGACTACAGCAATCACAATTCCAGGTGGCGACGTACTCGATCCAGGTACACCAGTCATTGTAGAATTTATAGTAACCTAA
- a CDS encoding DUF1540 domain-containing protein: MPVVKCSVASCTYWGQGNNCNAEAIMVDIDPHANKQYDAEFADEIGYDTEHRDYATTSRETCCHTFKPKA; this comes from the coding sequence ATGCCAGTAGTAAAATGTAGTGTAGCGAGCTGTACGTACTGGGGACAAGGAAATAATTGTAATGCCGAAGCCATTATGGTGGACATTGATCCTCATGCAAACAAACAATACGATGCTGAATTTGCAGACGAAATCGGTTATGATACCGAGCACCGTGATTATGCAACAACGTCTCGTGAAACCTGTTGTCATACGTTTAAACCAAAGGCGTAA
- a CDS encoding SDR family NAD(P)-dependent oxidoreductase, with translation MSKPVVIVTGGTGGLGMALAKEYIREGYHVVITSRDHMKLKRIQREWNRPPVLHIYKLDLSDNEAVRAFSAWVKIRFGRCDILINNAGSALFKPFLDHSLEEIHQTIESNLLGTLYMTRAFLPMMLTQSEARIVNIASLAGRVASAKTAVYAASKAAVIRFSESLRHELAATRISVTCALPGPIDTPFLMYADNTGTYKEKVSGYLLSPERTAKAIIKATKQKRFEVALPKRLHLLSLIYPLLPDFIMRRVAPLLNRK, from the coding sequence ATGAGTAAACCAGTAGTAATTGTTACAGGCGGTACCGGTGGACTTGGGATGGCACTGGCCAAGGAATATATTCGTGAGGGGTACCATGTGGTTATTACAAGTAGAGATCACATGAAACTAAAAAGGATCCAGCGTGAATGGAACCGCCCTCCTGTTCTCCATATCTATAAACTTGATCTTTCCGACAATGAAGCAGTAAGAGCTTTTTCTGCTTGGGTAAAAATCCGGTTTGGTCGATGTGATATTCTCATTAATAACGCGGGTTCTGCTTTATTTAAGCCCTTTTTAGATCACTCCCTGGAAGAAATTCACCAGACCATTGAATCAAATTTATTGGGTACATTATATATGACTCGTGCCTTCCTACCTATGATGCTCACTCAATCAGAAGCTAGGATTGTAAATATTGCTTCTCTAGCGGGGCGGGTTGCTTCTGCTAAAACTGCTGTATACGCTGCCTCAAAAGCCGCTGTAATAAGATTCAGTGAATCACTTCGACATGAGCTTGCTGCTACTCGAATCTCAGTCACCTGTGCCTTACCTGGTCCTATTGATACGCCATTTCTCATGTATGCGGACAACACTGGCACATATAAAGAAAAAGTAAGTGGCTACCTGCTATCTCCTGAAAGGACTGCAAAAGCGATTATAAAAGCAACAAAACAGAAACGCTTTGAAGTTGCTCTACCAAAGCGTCTCCACCTACTGTCGCTCATTTATCCTTTATTACCAGATTTCATCATGAGACGAGTTGCACCCTTGTTAAATCGCAAATAA
- a CDS encoding MFS transporter: MKELWRTPSFRWFWLGIFLSAVGNSFGSFGVSWYLLHRTGSGAIMGTSILSYYVPALLSGLIAGVLLDRIDRRKLIIFDNVVRGCLYGLLVFLLSLPTVPVVTVYIIMALAGMLSPLSSTGQQAMLPNLIKDKELLIKANSVMSAQWQIVWLFGPMLAGLAVTLIGPANVIIIDSISFFLCAACFLRVSYTYKPNSNIPSQTKREALLNFWQDLVVGYRYIGTHSMLLSLLFFSLFFNMGYAPVELLPVYIQQVWGIGKEAYQGYMLTAMAIGSLCGSMLFIAKNWKYPIGVTVGAIICLWGLVTFPLGFTQRMEVAVVCFFAAGIVFAPFNVLVSTYIQKQVPNEILGRVLTANRSITGFGLPVGSFLSGLLASSLGMDRIFVYCAALCILVGMIAIVRLRALQ, encoded by the coding sequence ATGAAAGAGCTTTGGAGAACACCATCATTTCGCTGGTTCTGGCTTGGTATCTTTTTATCAGCTGTCGGAAATTCATTCGGATCATTTGGAGTAAGTTGGTATTTATTACATCGAACAGGTTCTGGAGCTATTATGGGTACTTCTATCTTGTCCTATTATGTACCGGCTCTACTATCTGGATTAATAGCTGGTGTTTTATTGGACCGCATTGATCGAAGGAAACTGATTATTTTTGATAATGTGGTAAGAGGCTGCTTATATGGTTTACTTGTTTTCTTGCTGTCTTTACCAACCGTACCTGTCGTAACGGTTTATATCATCATGGCCTTAGCAGGTATGCTTTCACCATTAAGCAGTACTGGACAGCAGGCTATGTTACCGAATCTTATCAAGGATAAAGAACTACTAATTAAAGCAAATAGTGTAATGAGTGCTCAATGGCAGATTGTTTGGCTTTTTGGACCTATGCTAGCTGGTTTGGCGGTTACGTTAATCGGGCCTGCCAACGTAATTATTATTGATTCGATTAGCTTCTTTTTATGTGCAGCATGTTTTTTACGAGTTTCCTATACATATAAGCCAAACTCTAACATACCGAGTCAGACAAAAAGAGAAGCATTACTGAATTTTTGGCAAGACCTTGTGGTAGGTTATCGATATATTGGAACGCATTCGATGTTACTTTCTCTTTTGTTCTTTAGTTTATTTTTTAATATGGGATATGCACCGGTAGAATTATTACCAGTATACATACAGCAAGTGTGGGGGATTGGAAAAGAGGCTTATCAAGGGTATATGCTTACAGCGATGGCTATTGGATCATTGTGTGGCTCAATGTTATTTATCGCTAAGAATTGGAAGTATCCGATTGGAGTGACTGTAGGGGCGATTATTTGCTTGTGGGGTTTGGTTACATTCCCTCTAGGCTTTACTCAGCGTATGGAGGTTGCTGTTGTGTGCTTCTTTGCTGCGGGGATTGTTTTTGCTCCATTTAACGTATTGGTTTCAACCTATATTCAAAAACAGGTGCCGAATGAGATTTTGGGACGAGTGCTAACTGCTAATCGTTCCATTACAGGATTTGGTCTACCTGTTGGAAGTTTCTTATCCGGCCTCCTGGCTTCTTCATTAGGAATGGATCGTATCTTTGTCTATTGTGCAGCGCTATGTATTTTGGTTGGAATGATAGCGATAGTAAGATTGCGAGCTTTGCAGTAA
- the codY gene encoding GTP-sensing pleiotropic transcriptional regulator CodY, with the protein MNLLEKTRRINAMLQKTMGGNGVSYQDIAKLLSDIINSNMYIITADGQILGSGFAQEISIQETGRFTSFLPENYKEKLLEIHFSVANEAVHGNYSMVPAEWKNLFPQMMTTIVPINAGGSRLGTLVLTRAFGAFETDDLILAEIGATVVGMKIVRQRTEQIENEVRDKTFAKIALSSLSYSEQIAIEKIMEQLDAKEGLLVASQLADQAGLTRSVIVNALRKLASAGVLESRSLGMKGTYIKVLNDKFHSELEKWKTS; encoded by the coding sequence ATGAATTTGTTAGAAAAAACGAGAAGAATAAATGCGATGTTACAAAAGACGATGGGTGGAAACGGGGTATCTTATCAAGATATTGCTAAATTGCTCTCTGATATCATCAATTCCAATATGTATATCATCACGGCAGATGGTCAGATTTTAGGTAGTGGTTTTGCACAAGAGATTTCGATTCAGGAAACAGGACGTTTTACGAGCTTTTTGCCTGAAAACTATAAGGAAAAATTATTAGAAATTCATTTCTCAGTAGCTAACGAAGCAGTTCACGGTAACTATAGCATGGTTCCTGCTGAGTGGAAAAATCTGTTTCCTCAAATGATGACCACAATTGTACCGATTAATGCTGGTGGCAGTCGATTAGGAACATTAGTATTAACTCGTGCATTTGGTGCTTTTGAAACGGACGATCTTATTTTAGCTGAGATTGGTGCAACTGTAGTTGGAATGAAAATTGTACGTCAGCGTACAGAACAGATTGAAAATGAGGTTCGTGATAAAACATTTGCTAAGATTGCATTGTCTTCTCTATCCTATAGCGAGCAAATTGCAATTGAAAAAATTATGGAGCAATTGGATGCAAAAGAAGGCTTGCTGGTAGCTAGCCAACTAGCCGACCAAGCTGGTTTGACCCGCTCGGTGATCGTTAATGCATTACGTAAACTTGCCAGTGCGGGTGTTCTTGAGTCACGTTCTCTCGGTATGAAGGGAACCTATATTAAGGTGCTAAATGATAAATTCCATTCCGAATTGGAAAAATGGAAAACATCATAA
- a CDS encoding YitT family protein, translating into MVYMIRKGLAVMIGSGLLALGVNGFIIPHQLMDGGLTGIALIINYMAGYKVGLVMIVTSIPIYLYAWFTKRSYFYNSINGLLLSSFLIDLFSPLQHVSVFTSFSPLSSSILGGLFIGMGIGLLLKFNTTTDGFDLVAKFLSDVTRINIGIVIFVFDIVILFIGSQLADTPHYFYSFLAISIVSVVTFLWNRQGIIHVE; encoded by the coding sequence ATGGTATATATGATACGTAAAGGATTAGCAGTGATGATCGGCAGTGGCTTACTTGCACTTGGTGTAAACGGTTTTATTATCCCACATCAATTAATGGATGGCGGTTTGACAGGTATCGCTTTAATAATCAACTATATGGCTGGCTATAAGGTAGGGTTGGTAATGATCGTAACTAGTATACCAATCTATCTATATGCTTGGTTTACAAAGCGATCTTATTTTTACAATAGTATTAATGGATTATTACTTTCGTCCTTTTTGATTGATTTATTTTCGCCGTTACAGCATGTTTCCGTATTTACTTCCTTTTCCCCATTATCCAGTAGTATTTTGGGGGGCTTATTTATTGGTATGGGCATTGGATTGTTACTTAAATTTAATACAACGACTGATGGATTTGATTTGGTAGCCAAATTTTTATCTGATGTAACACGAATTAATATTGGGATTGTGATCTTTGTTTTTGATATTGTCATCCTGTTTATAGGCTCGCAGTTAGCGGATACACCTCATTATTTTTATTCGTTTTTAGCGATTTCGATCGTGTCAGTAGTCACATTTTTGTGGAATCGTCAAGGAATCATACATGTAGAATAA
- a CDS encoding sporulation protein produces the protein MSLFKKMMASVGIGAATVDTRLFKETLLPGELVRGEVHITGGDIQQEIDEIYIYVITHYERESNNNKTKEECILLQHRLTEPFTIEPQETKVYPFTFQLPHATPLTIGRQPVYLRTGLDIKNAIDPGDSDYIEVKPHPLMVNVLEAITTLGFQLYKVDCEFNRRLGQPYPFVQEFEFRPQGQFRQYVDELEVIFFLQENEMEILLEVDKRKRGFAGMLEEAFDMDERYVRFRLSENDQNRSTQELTIWIEQMIMKSIG, from the coding sequence ATGTCGTTATTTAAAAAAATGATGGCGAGTGTAGGTATTGGAGCAGCTACTGTAGATACACGTCTTTTCAAGGAAACATTGCTTCCTGGTGAGCTAGTAAGAGGCGAGGTTCATATTACAGGAGGAGATATTCAACAGGAGATTGATGAGATTTACATTTATGTTATTACTCATTATGAACGAGAAAGTAATAACAACAAAACAAAGGAAGAATGTATCCTGTTACAACATCGTTTGACAGAACCCTTTACCATTGAACCACAGGAAACAAAAGTTTACCCGTTTACTTTTCAATTACCTCATGCGACGCCTCTTACGATAGGTAGACAGCCAGTCTATTTACGTACAGGCCTAGATATAAAAAATGCAATTGATCCGGGTGATTCGGATTACATTGAAGTAAAACCACATCCTCTGATGGTTAACGTTCTAGAGGCAATCACTACATTAGGCTTTCAGTTATATAAAGTAGATTGTGAATTTAATCGTCGACTTGGTCAACCTTATCCATTTGTACAAGAATTTGAGTTTCGCCCACAAGGGCAATTTCGTCAATATGTAGATGAATTGGAAGTCATTTTCTTTTTACAGGAAAATGAAATGGAGATCCTTCTAGAGGTTGATAAACGAAAGCGTGGATTTGCAGGAATGTTGGAGGAAGCCTTTGATATGGATGAGCGATATGTGAGATTTCGTTTATCTGAAAATGATCAGAATAGATCAACACAAGAGCTGACAATATGGATTGAGCAGATGATTATGAAAAGCATTGGATAA
- a CDS encoding YtrH family sporulation protein has translation MAQVILTFCVAYGIVIGGSVLGGMGAFFSDRAPLLVMSDLAIQLKIMGLVGALGGTFDSFLQIEKLFVGNVSPVLKQLIYIFAAFIGAHLGTISMLWLTQGRGS, from the coding sequence GTGGCTCAAGTCATTTTAACGTTTTGTGTTGCTTATGGCATCGTGATTGGAGGATCAGTCCTAGGGGGTATGGGGGCTTTTTTTAGCGATCGAGCTCCGTTACTTGTAATGTCAGATCTAGCCATCCAGCTCAAAATTATGGGGCTGGTTGGAGCCCTCGGAGGAACATTTGACTCATTTTTACAAATTGAAAAATTATTTGTAGGAAATGTCTCACCTGTTTTAAAACAGCTCATTTATATTTTTGCAGCGTTTATCGGAGCGCATCTCGGAACTATTTCAATGTTATGGCTGACACAGGGGAGAGGGTCATGA
- a CDS encoding MFS transporter — protein MATARHLLGNRTFLLLLVAALFMHIAIFLVTPIFPIFLEKARHLHASQIGFILAIASLMYQIGSLIGGFLCDRVSRKLVMVSGAAIQACAMFGYSVSQTFLLFMLFSALNGSGMGLLAPAIKAKIADGVKQEDRTTAFSWRGIAANIGIIIGGLTVTLLALSTNRLVFIYAAGVYILLTFFLLFTLPKARQETTKKDSLSWSQYKRLLDHRSFLFFCLVSLLVWGLYAQFPLVVPLRGQHIMGTGAKVGLIWTINSTFVVLFQGVITRYILEKISPYWAMVSGTLFLGAGLFAMGFAHQFWTFSAAAVVFIIGEMLAVPVFDSLVGHFAKPPLLGAYYGIGNVVTGISGAIGNAVGGYMIESLGGIGSMRPWYMYGIITLISVAILTAFAIYANARHKKKGSSPSLQPKKERAR, from the coding sequence TTGGCGACTGCCCGTCACTTACTTGGTAACCGCACATTTCTCCTTCTGTTAGTTGCAGCTCTTTTTATGCATATTGCAATCTTTCTAGTGACGCCTATTTTTCCTATTTTTTTGGAAAAGGCCCGGCATTTGCATGCAAGTCAAATTGGTTTCATTCTAGCTATAGCTAGCTTGATGTACCAAATTGGCAGTCTAATTGGTGGATTTTTATGTGATCGTGTGTCACGTAAACTTGTAATGGTAAGTGGAGCGGCTATTCAGGCATGTGCTATGTTTGGCTATAGTGTAAGCCAAACCTTTCTGTTATTTATGCTCTTTTCGGCCCTTAATGGCAGTGGTATGGGTTTATTAGCCCCTGCCATAAAAGCAAAAATAGCTGATGGAGTGAAACAAGAAGATCGAACAACGGCTTTTTCCTGGCGGGGCATCGCAGCCAACATTGGAATTATCATTGGAGGTCTTACGGTTACGTTACTTGCTCTAAGTACGAATCGACTTGTCTTCATTTACGCAGCAGGTGTTTATATTTTATTGACCTTTTTTCTTCTATTTACCTTACCGAAAGCCCGTCAAGAGACGACTAAAAAGGATTCCTTATCATGGAGCCAGTATAAACGTTTATTGGATCATCGTAGCTTTTTGTTTTTCTGTTTGGTTTCTTTGCTAGTCTGGGGATTGTATGCTCAATTTCCGCTTGTTGTTCCGTTACGTGGACAACATATTATGGGAACAGGTGCCAAAGTAGGCTTGATTTGGACCATTAATTCAACCTTTGTGGTCCTATTTCAGGGTGTTATTACCCGCTATATCTTAGAAAAAATTAGTCCTTATTGGGCAATGGTCAGTGGTACCTTGTTCCTTGGTGCTGGCTTATTCGCTATGGGTTTTGCTCATCAGTTTTGGACATTTAGTGCAGCTGCCGTTGTGTTTATTATTGGTGAGATGCTGGCTGTCCCAGTATTCGACAGTTTAGTAGGACATTTTGCTAAACCTCCTCTATTAGGAGCCTATTACGGAATCGGCAACGTAGTCACAGGTATTAGCGGTGCTATAGGTAATGCAGTCGGTGGCTATATGATTGAGTCGCTTGGTGGCATAGGAAGTATGCGACCATGGTATATGTATGGCATTATTACATTAATTTCTGTTGCTATTCTGACCGCTTTTGCTATCTATGCCAACGCCCGACACAAAAAAAAGGGCTCTTCCCCATCTCTACAACCAAAAAAGGAGCGTGCACGATGA
- a CDS encoding M42 family metallopeptidase — MADQFQLDLWEKLTEAPGASGFEGPVRSIMKEYISSYTEEVTYDNMGSIFGVKRGDEQGPRIMVAGHMDEVGFMVTQISDKGFISFQPLGGWWSQVLLAQRVQIITENGPIIGVISSIPPHVLSEDMRNRPMDIKKMYVDIGCDSKEDVLNVGVKPGHPIVPICPFTQMADPKKFMAKAWDNRYGCALSLELLKELHENPQHPNVIYAGATVQEEVGLRGAKTAAHMIDPDMFIALDASPAGDIPGVTDGMGKLGDGLLLRILDRTMIMQPGLRDLLIDTCEELGIKYQYFISQGGTDAGAVHMHGKGVPSVVIGIPSRYIHSHASIMHEDDYQNAKKLLFALVKKLDWATLEATRRR; from the coding sequence ATGGCCGATCAATTTCAATTGGATTTATGGGAAAAATTAACAGAGGCGCCTGGTGCTTCGGGATTTGAAGGACCTGTCCGCTCCATTATGAAAGAATATATCTCCTCTTATACAGAAGAAGTCACCTATGATAATATGGGAAGTATTTTTGGAGTGAAGCGTGGGGATGAACAAGGGCCTCGCATTATGGTTGCAGGGCATATGGATGAAGTAGGGTTTATGGTAACCCAAATATCTGATAAAGGTTTTATTTCCTTTCAGCCATTAGGTGGTTGGTGGAGTCAAGTATTATTGGCCCAACGAGTTCAAATTATTACAGAAAACGGTCCGATTATCGGGGTAATTAGTTCCATTCCACCACATGTATTAAGTGAAGATATGCGCAATCGCCCAATGGATATCAAGAAAATGTATGTTGATATTGGTTGTGATTCTAAAGAGGATGTTCTTAATGTCGGTGTAAAACCAGGACATCCAATCGTACCGATTTGCCCTTTTACTCAAATGGCTGATCCGAAAAAATTCATGGCGAAAGCTTGGGATAACCGTTATGGATGTGCCCTTTCTTTAGAGTTACTAAAAGAATTACATGAAAACCCACAGCATCCTAATGTAATCTATGCCGGTGCTACTGTACAGGAAGAAGTAGGTTTGCGTGGTGCAAAAACAGCCGCTCATATGATTGACCCTGACATGTTTATTGCATTAGATGCTAGTCCAGCTGGTGATATTCCGGGTGTGACAGACGGTATGGGTAAATTAGGTGATGGTCTACTATTACGTATTTTGGATCGTACGATGATTATGCAGCCTGGTCTACGTGATTTGTTAATTGATACATGCGAAGAACTAGGCATCAAATATCAATACTTTATTAGTCAAGGCGGGACTGATGCAGGGGCTGTCCATATGCATGGTAAAGGTGTTCCTTCGGTAGTAATTGGTATTCCGTCTCGTTACATTCATAGTCATGCATCTATCATGCATGAAGATGATTATCAAAATGCGAAAAAGCTACTGTTTGCTCTAGTTAAAAAGTTGGATTGGGCTACGCTGGAGGCTACTCGTCGCCGGTAA
- a CDS encoding NAD(P)/FAD-dependent oxidoreductase, whose amino-acid sequence MKKERFDCIVIGGGPAGLMAAYSAAKHGASVCLLEKGEKLGRKLIISGGGRCNVTNAKDLEELIKQIPGNGRFMHSAFAQFNNQDIIYFFEGIGVSLKEEDRGRMFPTTDKAITVANALVSQLKQEGVHIRLHAEVERVLYEQDACTGVELKNGELLKTKAVIVASGGCSVPQTGSTGDGYKWAKAAGHTITDLYPTEVPLRASDEIIKQKTLQGLSLREVELTLTDPKGKRVTTQEGDMIFTHFGVSGPAVLRLGHFVSVTQRKFGIVPLQLTIDLFPERSIDIISQETWKLCEEQPKKTIKNALKGYVPERLIPVLLQKAELEEEITFSHLNKQKWQNFTRLLKSFPLTIIGTLSLEEAFITGGGIHTKEVDPRTMQSKKATGLFFAGEVLDVHAHTGGYNITIAFSSGYVAGLHAAQYTLTS is encoded by the coding sequence ATGAAGAAAGAAAGATTTGATTGCATTGTTATCGGTGGCGGCCCCGCGGGACTTATGGCTGCCTATTCAGCTGCCAAACACGGAGCCAGTGTCTGCTTACTTGAAAAAGGTGAAAAACTAGGACGCAAACTGATCATTTCAGGTGGCGGACGCTGTAATGTCACTAATGCTAAAGATTTAGAAGAGCTGATTAAACAGATTCCTGGAAACGGTCGATTTATGCACAGTGCCTTTGCCCAATTTAACAATCAAGATATTATCTACTTTTTTGAAGGGATAGGAGTTTCATTAAAAGAGGAAGATCGTGGCCGAATGTTTCCCACGACAGATAAAGCGATTACCGTAGCGAATGCTCTTGTTAGTCAATTAAAACAGGAGGGAGTTCACATCCGTCTGCATGCAGAGGTAGAGCGTGTCCTGTATGAACAAGATGCTTGTACAGGGGTTGAATTAAAAAATGGGGAATTACTGAAGACAAAAGCTGTTATTGTAGCCTCAGGTGGTTGTTCCGTACCGCAAACAGGCTCGACTGGGGATGGATATAAGTGGGCGAAAGCAGCTGGTCATACCATTACTGATCTATATCCCACTGAAGTACCATTGCGAGCAAGCGATGAGATCATTAAACAAAAAACATTACAAGGACTCTCTTTACGCGAAGTCGAACTGACCCTTACTGATCCAAAAGGAAAACGGGTAACTACACAAGAGGGAGATATGATCTTTACCCATTTCGGCGTATCTGGTCCAGCTGTCCTACGGTTAGGACATTTTGTATCTGTTACTCAGCGTAAATTCGGCATCGTTCCTCTCCAATTGACAATTGATTTGTTTCCAGAGCGTTCCATCGACATCATTTCCCAGGAAACATGGAAGCTTTGTGAGGAACAACCGAAAAAAACGATCAAGAATGCATTGAAGGGCTATGTGCCCGAACGACTTATCCCTGTTCTCTTACAGAAAGCAGAGCTAGAAGAAGAAATTACCTTTAGCCATCTCAATAAGCAAAAATGGCAAAATTTCACTCGTCTTCTGAAATCATTCCCGTTAACAATCATTGGAACTCTGTCACTGGAAGAAGCCTTTATTACAGGTGGTGGCATTCATACTAAGGAAGTAGATCCGAGAACTATGCAGTCTAAAAAAGCGACTGGACTATTCTTTGCTGGAGAAGTGCTTGATGTCCATGCACATACAGGTGGATATAACATTACAATTGCCTTTTCTTCTGGCTATGTAGCCGGCTTACATGCGGCTCAATACACCTTAACTAGCTAA